One window of the Chitinophagales bacterium genome contains the following:
- the corA gene encoding cobalt/magnesium transport protein CorA, whose product MNKKHKNGKKRPKIRKTGLPPGSLVYIGEERSDPVRITLFNYTADSFIEKEVQSVEECLPYRDEKSVTWINVNGVHDTALISRIGELFNLHPLLLEDVVNTHQRPKVDDYDDHLFIVMRMMTYNEEKKSVENEQISFVLAKNFVLSFQQREGDLFGVIRERIRDNKSKIRNFGNDYLVYRMIDVIVDHYFIIIEKIGDIIEELEKKLEEGVAQSTLEVHQQIRNDFLMIRKAIYPLREVLSLISKDPSSLISRPTQKFFRDVYDHTIQIIETLEMYREMISGIRDTYHSYMNTEMNRSIQTLTIISVIFIPLTFIAGIYGMNFEYMPELKWKWGYPAVLAVMVCVFLVMIFYFRRRRWL is encoded by the coding sequence ATGAATAAAAAGCATAAAAACGGAAAAAAGCGCCCCAAAATTCGCAAGACCGGACTTCCTCCCGGTTCGCTGGTGTATATCGGTGAAGAGCGCTCTGACCCCGTCAGGATTACACTCTTTAATTATACGGCTGATAGTTTTATTGAGAAAGAAGTGCAATCTGTTGAAGAATGCCTCCCGTATAGGGATGAAAAATCGGTTACATGGATAAATGTAAACGGGGTGCATGACACGGCTTTGATATCCCGGATAGGTGAGTTGTTTAATCTTCATCCCCTGCTGCTGGAAGATGTGGTCAACACCCATCAGCGTCCGAAGGTAGATGACTATGACGACCACCTGTTTATAGTGATGCGGATGATGACCTATAATGAGGAAAAGAAATCAGTGGAAAATGAGCAGATCAGTTTTGTGCTGGCAAAAAATTTTGTCTTATCCTTTCAGCAACGGGAGGGTGACTTATTCGGAGTTATCCGGGAACGTATCCGGGATAATAAAAGCAAAATCCGAAATTTCGGAAATGACTATCTGGTTTACCGCATGATTGACGTTATCGTGGATCATTATTTCATCATTATTGAAAAGATTGGCGATATAATTGAAGAACTTGAAAAAAAACTGGAAGAAGGGGTTGCACAATCAACCCTTGAGGTGCACCAGCAGATAAGAAATGATTTTTTGATGATCCGAAAGGCAATATATCCGCTGCGCGAGGTGTTAAGTCTTATTTCCAAAGATCCCTCCTCCCTGATTTCCCGGCCTACACAAAAATTCTTCAGGGATGTGTATGATCATACCATTCAGATTATTGAAACCCTTGAGATGTATCGTGAAATGATTAGCGGCATCCGGGACACCTATCATTCTTATATGAATACGGAGATGAACCGCTCTATACAAACACTCACCATCATCTCAGTCATTTTCATTCCTCTTACTTTCATTGCCGGCATCTACGGGATGAACTTTGAGTATATGCCGGAGCTGAAGTGGAAGTGGGGTTATCCTGCTGTGCTGGCAGTGATGGTTTGTGTTTTTCTGGTTATGATTTTCTACTTCAGAAGACGCAGATGGCTATAA
- a CDS encoding 4-alpha-glucanotransferase, with amino-acid sequence MAYIQFDKNQLVNLQYALDKELLRTNQRGAYCSSTIINCHTRKYHGLLVAPQPQIDDDNHVLLSSIDETILQHEAVFNLAIHRYPGLYHPKGHKYLLDFSADPIPFWIFDVGGNILKKEIILLSDTDCVMIRYTLQKAHAPITLRLMPLLAFRNYHHLSHANVYANKKYMEIPNGIKIRLYAGYTDLYLQTSRQAEYISNPDWYYNFEYVREQERGYDYREDLFTPGFFEMQMKKGESVIISASLEEMQPRSLKSRFTKEVKLRVPRNSFENCLLNSAKQFLVIRDKKTEVIAGYHWFGRWGRDTFISLPGLTLVTGKPRLCKAALDTMVAQLKNGLFPNMGHAYNSVDAPLWFFWTLQHYAIFTNSAVKVWAAYKTKMRAILEAYRDGTDYNIKMQDNGLISAGYPGIALTWMDAVVEGKPVTPRTGMPVEINALWYNAVCFALKLAELADDDKFIHQWGHLPSMIETSFLLTFWDEEKGYLADVVNGDEKDWSVRPNQIFAVSLPFSPIHDSIKTAVVAKVQSELLTPRGLRTLSPKNPSYKGSYGGDQRTRDLAYHQGTVWPWLLGHFAEAYLKVYGNEGVAFIRQLYEGFAPEMTRHGISTISEIFDGDPPHYPNGAISQAWSVAELLRIHYLLERYSRADGFLKQKVLVEK; translated from the coding sequence ATGGCTTACATTCAGTTTGATAAAAACCAATTAGTCAATCTCCAGTATGCGCTGGATAAAGAGCTGCTGCGCACCAATCAACGTGGAGCCTACTGTAGCTCCACCATCATCAACTGCCATACCCGCAAATATCACGGGCTTCTGGTTGCCCCCCAGCCTCAGATAGATGATGACAATCATGTGCTTTTGTCTTCCATTGATGAAACCATCCTGCAGCATGAAGCAGTGTTTAACCTGGCCATTCACCGCTATCCGGGTCTATATCATCCCAAAGGACATAAATATCTGCTGGACTTTTCAGCCGATCCTATTCCGTTCTGGATTTTTGACGTAGGCGGAAACATTCTGAAGAAAGAGATCATCCTGCTTTCTGATACCGACTGCGTAATGATTCGCTACACCCTGCAAAAGGCCCATGCTCCCATTACCCTGCGCCTAATGCCTTTACTGGCCTTTCGCAACTACCACCACCTTAGCCATGCCAATGTGTACGCCAATAAAAAATACATGGAAATACCCAATGGCATCAAAATACGCCTCTATGCCGGCTATACTGACCTCTATTTGCAAACGTCACGGCAGGCTGAATATATCTCCAATCCTGACTGGTACTACAACTTTGAATACGTGCGCGAGCAGGAACGCGGCTATGACTACCGCGAAGACCTCTTTACCCCGGGCTTTTTTGAAATGCAGATGAAAAAGGGTGAATCCGTCATTATCAGCGCCAGCCTGGAGGAAATGCAGCCCCGTTCGCTCAAAAGCCGCTTTACAAAAGAAGTGAAGCTGCGTGTACCGCGCAATTCTTTTGAAAACTGCCTGCTCAACTCCGCAAAACAATTTCTCGTCATCCGCGACAAAAAAACGGAGGTGATTGCCGGCTACCATTGGTTTGGCCGTTGGGGCCGTGATACTTTTATCTCCCTCCCCGGGCTTACCCTGGTTACGGGCAAACCCCGCCTTTGCAAAGCCGCCCTGGACACCATGGTTGCACAGCTTAAAAACGGCCTCTTCCCCAATATGGGGCATGCTTACAACAGTGTGGATGCTCCCCTCTGGTTTTTCTGGACTCTGCAGCATTACGCCATTTTCACCAACAGCGCTGTGAAGGTGTGGGCTGCCTACAAAACAAAAATGCGTGCCATACTGGAGGCCTATCGCGATGGAACCGACTACAACATTAAAATGCAAGACAACGGACTGATAAGTGCGGGCTATCCGGGCATAGCCCTTACCTGGATGGATGCCGTTGTGGAAGGAAAGCCCGTAACCCCGCGCACCGGCATGCCTGTGGAAATTAATGCCCTCTGGTATAATGCCGTTTGTTTTGCACTCAAGCTGGCTGAACTGGCCGATGATGATAAATTTATCCATCAATGGGGCCACCTGCCCAGTATGATTGAAACATCTTTTCTGCTTACCTTCTGGGATGAGGAGAAAGGATATCTTGCAGATGTGGTAAACGGTGATGAAAAGGACTGGTCAGTAAGGCCTAATCAGATTTTTGCCGTCTCCCTGCCCTTCTCGCCCATTCATGACTCCATCAAAACTGCCGTGGTGGCCAAAGTACAAAGTGAGCTGCTCACCCCACGTGGCCTGCGCACCCTTTCACCTAAAAACCCAAGCTACAAAGGCTCCTATGGTGGTGACCAGCGCACCCGCGATCTGGCCTATCATCAGGGCACCGTATGGCCCTGGCTACTGGGACACTTTGCGGAAGCATACCTGAAAGTTTACGGTAATGAAGGTGTGGCATTCATACGCCAGTTGTATGAAGGATTCGCACCGGAGATGACCCGTCACGGAATTTCTACAATCTCAGAAATCTTTGATGGTGACCCTCCCCACTATCCCAATGGCGCAATCTCCCAGGCATGGAGCGTTGCTGAACTGCTTCGGATACACTACCTGCTGGAACGTTATAGCCGGGCCGATGGTTTTTTGAAGCAAAAAGTATTGGTGGAGAAATAG
- the lipB gene encoding octanoyltransferase: MQEVEFIHLGLIPYQDAWNYQHTLFNRTVAQKLFNQNRPPEKHAHIPNYLLFCEHPPVITIGKSGKMHHLLMNEEWLKQRGIEFFRVNRGGDITYHGPGQIVGYPILDLDQFFTDIHRYLRLLEEMIILTLADFGLHGERMPKATGVWLDASNPVKARKICAMGIRTSRWVTMHGFALNVNTDLQPFGFIVPCGIPNKQVTSMQQELGVPVDISQVEKSLMRHFEALFQVKLKTNLHAARLIQ, encoded by the coding sequence ATGCAGGAAGTGGAGTTTATCCATCTTGGGCTTATCCCTTACCAGGACGCATGGAATTATCAGCATACGCTATTTAACCGCACTGTTGCACAAAAACTTTTTAACCAAAACCGCCCCCCTGAAAAGCATGCTCACATACCCAATTATCTGCTTTTTTGTGAACATCCCCCCGTTATCACTATCGGGAAAAGCGGCAAAATGCATCACTTGCTGATGAACGAAGAGTGGCTGAAACAACGAGGCATTGAGTTTTTCAGAGTGAACCGGGGCGGAGATATAACCTATCACGGGCCAGGTCAGATAGTGGGCTATCCGATTTTGGATTTAGATCAGTTTTTTACCGACATCCACCGCTATCTCCGGCTGCTGGAAGAAATGATTATTCTAACGCTTGCTGATTTCGGTCTGCATGGTGAACGAATGCCTAAAGCCACAGGAGTCTGGTTGGACGCCTCTAACCCCGTGAAAGCCCGGAAAATTTGCGCTATGGGTATCCGCACAAGCCGCTGGGTCACCATGCACGGCTTTGCTCTCAATGTCAACACCGATCTGCAGCCCTTTGGCTTCATAGTGCCCTGTGGTATTCCCAACAAACAGGTTACCTCCATGCAGCAGGAACTTGGTGTACCTGTAGATATCTCACAGGTTGAAAAGTCTCTGATGCGTCATTTTGAAGCGCTTTTTCAGGTGAAATTGAAAACTAATTTGCATGCCGCACGTTTAATACAATGA
- a CDS encoding glycosyl transferase, translating into MKVLMFGWEFPPHISGGLGTACYGLSLGLLNNGVEVLFVVPRVFGDEPASGIQLLNASNIPLDVVRESHREVWKKFTMISIHSLLRPYLSALEYRRLTETALQEKTDIHRDIFSTTFTFSGEYGSDLFNEVARYALIAARLASILEFDVIHAHDWLTYPAGMAARGVSGKPFIAHVHATEFDRSGENINQQVYDLERAGMQAADKIIAVSNFTRNIIISRYGIAPEKVVTVHNAVMPAYTIAGNYAKPFPEKLVTFLGRITFQKGPDYFVEAAYRVLQKDKNVRFAMAGTGDMLEKIIKRVAQLRISSRFHFTGFLKGDEVDRIFAMSDVYVMPSVSEPFGISPLEAMRSSVPVIISRQSGVAEILKHAIKVNFWDIDAIADSIYGLLHYKGINKMFEKYGKEEVEKLKWDDAAAKVKAIYQTLIHQTSETMVY; encoded by the coding sequence ATGAAAGTGCTGATGTTTGGTTGGGAATTTCCGCCCCACATCTCTGGCGGACTTGGCACGGCCTGCTACGGTCTGTCGCTCGGCTTGCTGAACAATGGCGTGGAAGTATTGTTCGTTGTGCCCCGTGTTTTTGGTGACGAACCGGCAAGCGGCATTCAACTGCTGAATGCCAGCAATATCCCATTGGATGTTGTCAGGGAAAGCCACCGCGAGGTGTGGAAGAAATTTACCATGATTAGTATCCACTCCCTGCTGCGTCCTTATCTGAGCGCTCTGGAATATAGGCGCCTTACCGAAACAGCCCTGCAAGAAAAAACGGACATCCACCGCGACATTTTCTCCACCACTTTCACCTTCAGCGGAGAATATGGCAGTGACCTGTTTAATGAAGTAGCCCGCTACGCACTGATAGCTGCCCGACTGGCTTCCATACTTGAATTTGACGTCATTCATGCCCACGACTGGCTCACCTATCCTGCCGGCATGGCCGCCCGGGGAGTAAGCGGCAAACCATTCATAGCGCATGTGCATGCTACCGAATTTGACCGCTCCGGAGAAAATATTAATCAGCAGGTGTATGATCTGGAGCGTGCCGGCATGCAGGCAGCCGATAAAATTATTGCCGTCAGTAACTTCACACGCAACATCATCATCAGCCGCTACGGTATTGCTCCGGAAAAAGTAGTAACCGTGCACAATGCCGTAATGCCGGCATATACCATTGCAGGTAATTATGCAAAGCCTTTCCCCGAAAAGCTGGTAACTTTTTTGGGCCGCATCACCTTTCAGAAAGGGCCCGACTATTTCGTTGAAGCAGCTTACCGCGTTTTGCAGAAGGATAAAAACGTAAGGTTTGCCATGGCCGGAACCGGAGACATGCTGGAAAAAATCATCAAAAGAGTAGCCCAGTTACGCATCTCCTCCCGCTTTCATTTTACCGGATTTCTTAAAGGGGACGAGGTGGACCGTATCTTTGCCATGAGTGATGTTTATGTAATGCCCTCGGTTTCTGAACCTTTTGGCATTTCTCCCCTTGAAGCCATGCGCTCCAGTGTGCCGGTAATTATTTCCAGACAATCAGGGGTTGCCGAAATACTCAAACACGCCATTAAAGTGAATTTCTGGGACATTGACGCCATAGCCGACAGCATTTACGGATTGCTGCATTATAAAGGCATCAATAAAATGTTTGAGAAATATGGTAAAGAAGAAGTGGAAAAACTAAAATGGGATGACGCAGCAGCCAAGGTGAAAGCCATTTACCAAACGCTTATTCATCAGACTTCAGAAACAATGGTTTATTAA
- a CDS encoding 1-acyl-sn-glycerol-3-phosphate acyltransferase: MKSAEKAIQFFYTIWVVLTYIPFMVFAVVVIIIAHNLFNEIKAHCIVLRYCRWWAAVWAFLCGIRIKVKYNPSIKEDQSYVFVSNHCSNLDAMVWAYAARNSSKGLAKKELLLVPFLGYIFSKVCVIVDRGDKESRRKSMELLKAEMKKGISLLIFPEGTRNKSNQPLQSFHSGAFRIAVELHKPIVPVVICNSGHLIPPGRALFRPGTVKCIFLEPISVEGKTETDIEDLKSEAYRRMEAVLLQEDVRFASSA, encoded by the coding sequence ATGAAATCGGCAGAAAAAGCTATACAGTTTTTTTATACAATATGGGTTGTGCTCACATACATACCATTTATGGTATTTGCTGTAGTTGTGATTATTATAGCTCATAATCTGTTTAATGAAATAAAAGCGCATTGTATTGTTCTTCGTTATTGTCGCTGGTGGGCTGCAGTGTGGGCTTTTTTGTGTGGCATTAGGATAAAGGTGAAATATAATCCATCAATTAAAGAAGATCAGTCGTATGTCTTTGTGAGCAACCATTGCTCCAACCTGGATGCAATGGTGTGGGCTTATGCAGCACGGAACAGTTCAAAGGGTTTGGCGAAAAAGGAACTCTTGCTTGTACCTTTTCTTGGGTATATTTTCAGCAAGGTATGCGTCATTGTAGATCGTGGGGATAAAGAAAGCCGTAGAAAAAGTATGGAGTTGCTGAAGGCTGAGATGAAAAAGGGCATTTCCCTGCTCATTTTTCCAGAAGGCACGCGTAACAAAAGCAATCAGCCCTTGCAGTCTTTTCATTCAGGCGCATTTCGCATTGCTGTGGAGTTGCACAAACCTATTGTGCCGGTTGTTATCTGTAACTCGGGTCATCTGATACCACCGGGAAGAGCTCTCTTTCGTCCGGGAACGGTAAAATGCATATTTCTTGAACCGATTTCCGTGGAGGGCAAAACAGAAACCGATATTGAAGACTTAAAAAGTGAAGCTTACAGACGTATGGAAGCAGTGCTATTGCAGGAGGACGTGCGTTTTGCTTCCTCGGCTTAA
- a CDS encoding mechanosensitive ion channel protein MscS — MDTILQNDFFLHDFFTREYWKQHFSTVLQIVIILAITYIVNRVVGFLFRRFIRRASYSNTGVTKLQFFRHFITAAIYIMGGAIAMHTIPALRALSVSIFAGAGILAAIAGFASQQAFSNVVSGMFIVLFQPYRVNDRIRVGSLFEGIVEDITLRHTVIRNMRNERVVIPNSVISNETIINSSIRDMRVCEFIEIGISYDSDIDLAMKIMQEEAMKHPFSMDVRSAADIEKGIPVVDVRLIGFGDSSVNLRAYVWAENWLNGFYMRTDLFKSIKERFDREGVEIPFPYRTLVFKNNPSQ, encoded by the coding sequence ATGGATACCATTTTGCAGAATGACTTCTTTTTACATGATTTTTTCACCCGAGAGTACTGGAAGCAGCATTTCAGTACTGTCCTGCAGATTGTTATCATTCTTGCTATCACCTACATAGTCAATAGGGTGGTAGGTTTTCTTTTCAGACGTTTCATCCGGCGGGCTTCCTATTCAAACACCGGTGTAACCAAGCTGCAGTTTTTCAGACATTTTATTACCGCAGCTATCTATATCATGGGCGGGGCGATTGCCATGCATACGATACCGGCTTTGAGAGCTCTGTCTGTTTCCATATTTGCCGGTGCAGGCATCCTTGCGGCCATAGCGGGTTTTGCTTCGCAGCAGGCATTTTCAAATGTGGTAAGCGGAATGTTCATTGTGTTGTTTCAGCCTTACCGTGTCAATGACCGCATCAGGGTGGGGTCGCTTTTTGAGGGTATAGTGGAAGATATTACCTTGCGGCATACCGTCATACGCAATATGCGGAATGAGCGGGTGGTGATACCTAATTCTGTTATCAGTAATGAAACGATCATTAATTCTTCTATACGAGATATGCGGGTGTGTGAGTTTATTGAAATAGGAATAAGCTACGACTCGGATATTGATTTGGCTATGAAAATTATGCAGGAAGAAGCTATGAAGCACCCTTTCAGCATGGATGTCAGAAGTGCTGCAGATATAGAAAAAGGAATACCGGTAGTAGATGTGCGGCTTATCGGATTTGGTGACTCATCAGTTAATCTGCGTGCTTATGTATGGGCAGAAAACTGGTTGAACGGTTTTTACATGCGTACCGATTTGTTTAAGTCAATAAAAGAACGCTTTGACAGGGAAGGCGTAGAAATTCCGTTCCCGTATCGTACGCTGGTGTTTAAAAATAATCCATCACAATAG
- a CDS encoding alpha-amylase yields MRYICFYFQVHQPFRLRTYRFFDIGVNHHYYDEVANRSILQKVAQKCYLPTNRVLLELIREYGKQFKIAFSISGTALDQFKKYAPHVLESFQQLADTGCVEFLCETYAHSLSSLKSKKEFIRQCEKHAAMIYRLFGQKPRVFRNTELIYSDAIGETVAGMGFKAQLTEGARHILGWRSPNYVYCNARNPKLKLLLKNFRLSDDIAFRFSNRSWSEWPLTADKFAAWLNNLPAEEELVNLFMDYETFGEHQWAETGIFDFIRHLPKKIFSSTNYGFITPGEAAELLSPVGPIHVPYPISWADEERDLSAWLGNDLQDDAFESLYQLESLATSCDDPDIQRDWEYLQTSDHFYYMCTKFFSDGDVHKYFNPYGSPYEAFINYMNVISDFTLRVQEASGRKNKDTAHAKPRARKTIKNRSASAEQIKKT; encoded by the coding sequence ATGCGCTATATCTGCTTTTATTTTCAGGTGCACCAGCCATTCCGCTTAAGAACCTACCGCTTTTTTGACATAGGCGTCAACCATCACTATTATGACGAAGTAGCCAACCGATCTATCTTGCAGAAAGTAGCGCAAAAATGCTACCTACCCACCAATCGTGTGTTACTTGAGCTTATCAGGGAGTATGGCAAACAGTTTAAAATTGCATTTTCCATAAGCGGAACCGCACTGGATCAGTTTAAAAAATATGCTCCCCACGTACTGGAAAGCTTTCAGCAACTGGCCGATACCGGCTGTGTGGAATTTTTGTGTGAAACCTATGCCCACTCATTATCCTCATTGAAGAGCAAAAAGGAATTTATCCGGCAATGTGAAAAACATGCCGCAATGATCTACCGGCTGTTTGGCCAGAAACCCCGTGTTTTCCGGAACACCGAGCTGATCTATTCGGATGCCATCGGGGAAACGGTTGCCGGAATGGGTTTTAAGGCTCAGCTTACCGAAGGCGCACGGCACATTCTGGGATGGCGTAGCCCCAACTATGTGTACTGCAACGCACGCAACCCCAAACTCAAGTTGCTGCTGAAAAACTTTCGCCTCAGCGATGATATTGCCTTCCGCTTCTCTAACCGGTCGTGGTCAGAATGGCCCCTTACCGCAGATAAATTTGCCGCCTGGCTCAATAACCTGCCTGCCGAAGAAGAGCTGGTCAATTTATTTATGGATTACGAAACCTTTGGTGAACATCAATGGGCCGAAACCGGTATCTTTGATTTTATACGTCACCTCCCCAAAAAAATATTCTCCTCCACCAATTACGGTTTTATTACTCCGGGTGAGGCTGCCGAACTACTAAGCCCTGTGGGCCCTATTCACGTGCCCTATCCTATCTCATGGGCAGATGAGGAACGCGACCTGAGTGCCTGGCTGGGCAACGACCTGCAGGATGATGCTTTTGAATCGCTATACCAGCTTGAATCGCTGGCGACTTCCTGTGATGACCCCGATATCCAGCGCGACTGGGAATATCTGCAAACCAGTGATCACTTTTACTACATGTGCACCAAATTTTTCTCTGACGGTGACGTGCATAAATATTTCAACCCTTACGGCTCACCCTACGAAGCATTCATTAACTATATGAATGTCATCAGTGATTTTACCCTTCGTGTGCAGGAAGCTTCAGGGCGCAAAAACAAGGACACGGCTCACGCAAAACCAAGAGCCAGGAAAACAATAAAAAATCGTTCAGCATCTGCAGAACAAATCAAAAAAACATGA
- a CDS encoding bifunctional phosphoglucose/phosphomannose isomerase → MMDQLIKEFSAQIREAIDIARKAKVKPHNFPITQVVVTGLGGSGIGGDLAAEFAGDELRVPFIVNKDYFLPAFVNKNSLVIASSYSGNTEETLKAFHQAMARKAKVVCISSGGKLLELAAQHKVDFIAVPGGNPPRACLGYSLVQQLYVLHYLMLIPDTFEADLLAAVELLDNAEQQIQEEAKKIAAQLKGKIPVIYTTTPMASVAVRFRQQLNENSKMLAWHHVIPEMNHNELVGWREKRPELGVIFLRNNNDYPRNQQRIEISKEIISKYCDTILDIYSKGNSNIERALYLIHLTDWVSYYLAEIRNMDAVEVQVIDFLKGSLSKQPIA, encoded by the coding sequence ATGATGGATCAGCTTATCAAAGAATTCAGTGCGCAGATCAGGGAAGCCATAGATATTGCCCGCAAGGCAAAAGTGAAACCCCACAATTTTCCGATCACTCAGGTGGTGGTGACCGGTCTTGGGGGGTCGGGCATTGGTGGCGATCTGGCTGCCGAATTTGCCGGAGACGAGTTGCGTGTGCCTTTTATTGTCAACAAAGACTATTTTCTTCCTGCCTTTGTAAACAAGAACTCTCTGGTTATCGCTTCTTCTTATTCGGGCAATACAGAAGAAACGCTGAAAGCCTTTCATCAGGCTATGGCCCGAAAAGCCAAAGTTGTTTGTATCAGCTCGGGCGGTAAACTGCTGGAGCTGGCTGCCCAGCACAAAGTAGACTTCATTGCGGTTCCTGGAGGAAACCCACCTCGTGCCTGCCTGGGTTATTCGTTGGTACAACAGCTCTATGTGCTGCATTACCTGATGCTTATTCCGGATACTTTTGAAGCCGACCTCCTGGCGGCTGTTGAACTGCTGGATAATGCAGAACAACAAATCCAGGAAGAAGCAAAAAAGATAGCCGCTCAGCTTAAAGGCAAAATACCTGTTATCTACACCACTACACCGATGGCCTCCGTAGCGGTGAGATTTCGGCAACAGCTCAATGAAAACTCCAAAATGCTTGCCTGGCACCACGTTATACCCGAAATGAATCATAACGAGCTGGTTGGCTGGAGAGAAAAAAGACCTGAGCTGGGCGTGATATTTCTGCGCAACAACAATGACTATCCACGCAATCAGCAACGCATAGAAATCAGCAAGGAAATTATCAGCAAGTATTGCGATACCATCCTTGATATATATTCCAAAGGAAATTCAAACATCGAACGGGCACTGTATCTGATACACCTTACTGACTGGGTAAGCTACTATCTGGCTGAAATCCGCAATATGGATGCTGTGGAGGTGCAGGTGATTGATTTTCTGAAAGGTTCCCTTTCCAAACAACCCATAGCCTGA
- a CDS encoding alpha/beta hydrolase, translated as MDCKESKLRIADSGAGVAVSALLNLPSVVRGSLVMAHGAGAGMQHPFMVETAEALCSNEISVLRYNFPYMEKGRKGVDSPVMAVKTVAVALQTAVRRGLSQPLCAGGKSYGGRMTSLAVSKGLLPEVAGLCFFGFPLHAVGKPSADRAAHLSGIHIPMLFIQGSRDNLADVNLMRALVKKLGKIATLHVVEGADHSFRVAGSPQAQAAVVSEICEVAASWIKKLG; from the coding sequence ATGGACTGCAAGGAAAGCAAGTTGCGCATTGCTGATTCAGGTGCAGGTGTTGCGGTCAGCGCATTGCTGAATCTGCCTTCGGTTGTGCGCGGTTCCCTGGTAATGGCGCACGGTGCAGGGGCCGGAATGCAGCATCCCTTCATGGTGGAAACGGCTGAAGCCCTTTGCAGCAATGAGATTTCTGTGCTCCGCTATAATTTTCCTTATATGGAAAAGGGGAGAAAAGGTGTTGATTCTCCTGTGATGGCTGTAAAAACGGTTGCTGTTGCATTGCAGACTGCCGTTCGCAGAGGGTTGTCACAGCCTTTGTGTGCAGGAGGAAAATCTTATGGTGGCCGGATGACGTCCCTTGCCGTCTCCAAAGGCTTGCTGCCTGAAGTAGCCGGCTTGTGTTTTTTCGGATTTCCTCTACACGCTGTCGGCAAGCCCTCTGCCGACAGGGCAGCGCATCTTTCCGGTATTCATATACCGATGCTTTTCATTCAGGGCAGCAGGGATAACCTGGCTGACGTAAATCTGATGCGGGCATTGGTAAAGAAATTGGGTAAAATAGCCACCCTGCATGTTGTAGAGGGGGCCGACCATTCCTTCCGGGTAGCTGGTAGTCCGCAGGCTCAGGCAGCGGTTGTATCTGAAATCTGTGAGGTTGCTGCGAGCTGGATAAAGAAGCTGGGGTAG
- the tdk gene encoding thymidine kinase, which produces MFIEPHIGAQKRGWIEIICGSMFSGKTEELLRRLRRAMIANKTVKIFKPAVDTRYHETNITSHDRNALRAIAVNHSSQIAEQTEGAEVIAIDEAQFFDDALPDVCEQLALHGIRVIVAGLDLDFRGQPFGPMAQLLARAEYITKLHAICMVCGNIASRSFRKVASPERVVLGEMDIYEPRCRVCFEKGIKQNES; this is translated from the coding sequence ATGTTTATTGAACCGCATATCGGAGCACAAAAAAGAGGTTGGATTGAAATTATCTGTGGCTCCATGTTTTCGGGGAAAACCGAAGAACTGCTGAGACGGTTGCGTAGAGCAATGATCGCTAATAAAACAGTTAAAATATTTAAACCGGCCGTTGACACACGATATCATGAAACCAATATCACCTCACATGACCGGAATGCACTACGCGCCATCGCTGTCAATCATTCTTCGCAAATAGCTGAACAGACTGAAGGAGCGGAAGTCATCGCTATTGATGAAGCTCAGTTTTTTGATGATGCCCTGCCGGATGTATGTGAACAGCTTGCCTTGCATGGCATACGGGTGATCGTAGCCGGACTGGATCTTGATTTCCGGGGACAACCTTTCGGTCCGATGGCTCAGCTCCTGGCACGGGCTGAGTATATTACCAAACTCCACGCCATTTGTATGGTGTGCGGCAACATTGCTTCTCGCTCCTTCAGAAAGGTGGCTTCCCCTGAACGCGTGGTGCTGGGTGAAATGGATATTTATGAACCCCGCTGTCGCGTTTGTTTTGAAAAGGGTATAAAACAGAATGAAAGCTAA